In one Pseudomonadales bacterium genomic region, the following are encoded:
- a CDS encoding cation transporter — translation MNTHKTPSAGQHRGGCCCAGKSSVSAEARDIRSVSDTSLPLHRLQVQGATCGGCVKSIEQTLKSVAGVSEVSMDLATGVASVIGVVEPKNLTDALDRVGFPATLIR, via the coding sequence ATGAATACACACAAAACGCCAAGTGCGGGTCAACACCGAGGTGGTTGTTGCTGCGCCGGCAAATCATCCGTTTCTGCTGAAGCCCGAGATATCCGCAGCGTTAGCGATACGTCTCTTCCTCTTCATCGTTTACAGGTTCAGGGTGCCACCTGCGGTGGTTGCGTGAAAAGTATCGAGCAGACGTTGAAATCCGTTGCAGGGGTTAGCGAAGTGTCGATGGACCTGGCAACGGGCGTCGCTTCAGTCATTGGTGTGGTTGAACCAAAAAACCTTACCGATGCGTTGGATCGTGTGGGTTTTCCCGCAACGCTCATTCGCTAG
- a CDS encoding cupredoxin domain-containing protein yields the protein MMIINIAGLALIALIVWWFWLYKPKEAELGENDLVITVENGTYSPSRIKVPSGEPVEIKFMRRDQSPCSETLLIPELQISDTLPLNKLKTIQLPAMSSGEYAFHCQMQMYRGQITVQ from the coding sequence ATGATGATTATTAATATTGCGGGTTTAGCGCTAATTGCACTGATTGTGTGGTGGTTCTGGCTCTACAAGCCGAAAGAAGCCGAGCTGGGTGAAAACGATCTGGTGATTACTGTGGAAAACGGTACCTATTCGCCTTCGCGCATTAAAGTGCCGTCTGGAGAACCGGTAGAAATCAAATTTATGCGCAGAGATCAATCGCCCTGTTCTGAAACTTTATTGATCCCCGAACTGCAAATCAGCGACACCTTACCGTTGAATAAACTGAAGACCATTCAGCTGCCAGCAATGTCATCCGGCGAGTATGCGTTTCATTGTCAGATGCAGATGTACCGTGGACAAATCACGGTGCAATAA
- a CDS encoding copper-translocating P-type ATPase → MIEGAGCASCVGKIESALKAIPGVENAEMNFAQRTVSVFGSAPAEQLIKAVEGAGYNAKISLADNEDDALEEKEKADWAYYKRLMREMTIALSLGVPLMIYSIVVGEMTVTSTGGRIAWLAVGLLTLAVMVFSGKHFYVGAWQSFKNHSANMDTLIALGTGTAWVYSMVVVFVPHLVPEMARHVYFEATAMIIGLIDLGLALELKARGRTSEAIKRLIGLQAKTARVIRDDKELDIAIEQVLLNDVVRVRPGEKIPVDGEVVEGHTAIDESMLTGEPMPVEKATGNTVAAGTINKSGSILFKATRVGKDTALAQIINMVKRAQNSKPPIGRLADVISAYFVPVVMIIAVVSALTWLNFGPEPAVAFAIVSATTVLIIACPCALGLATPMSVMVGVGKAAEAGVLIRNGEALQTASKITAMILDKTGTITLGAPKVTDVLVAGEYDEQAVLRLAATLESGSEHPLAMAIVESAQERGIEMGKVSNFNAIAGHGVQAEVDGKTLLFGNEKLMRERTIELGDFVEKAQALAAEAKTPMYFAIDNQLAAIIAVADPIKEDSIAAIKRLQHNGIRVVMLTGDNRATAKAVAEKAGIKEFFAEVLPEEKSKKVQKLQMEGEVVGMTGDGINDAPALAIANVGFAIGTGTDVAIESADITLMRGSLHGLADAIAVSKATLRNIKQNLFGAFIYNVAGVPFAAGVLYPFFGLLLSPVIAGAAMAFSSLTVVTNANRLRFFKAQEH, encoded by the coding sequence ATGATCGAAGGCGCTGGTTGTGCCAGCTGTGTGGGAAAAATCGAATCCGCCCTAAAAGCGATACCGGGTGTGGAAAACGCGGAAATGAATTTCGCTCAGCGAACCGTTAGCGTGTTCGGTTCGGCGCCTGCCGAGCAATTGATAAAAGCCGTTGAGGGCGCCGGTTATAACGCCAAAATCAGCCTTGCTGACAATGAAGACGATGCATTGGAGGAAAAAGAAAAAGCTGATTGGGCTTACTACAAACGACTGATGCGGGAAATGACCATCGCCCTCAGTCTGGGCGTGCCGCTGATGATTTACAGCATCGTAGTCGGCGAAATGACGGTAACAAGCACTGGTGGGCGCATTGCCTGGTTGGCTGTTGGATTACTGACACTTGCGGTGATGGTGTTCTCTGGCAAACACTTTTATGTCGGTGCCTGGCAATCCTTTAAAAATCACTCGGCCAATATGGATACCTTGATTGCTTTAGGCACAGGTACGGCGTGGGTGTATTCGATGGTGGTGGTGTTTGTTCCTCACTTGGTGCCGGAAATGGCGCGCCATGTTTATTTCGAGGCGACCGCGATGATTATTGGTTTAATCGATCTCGGTCTTGCCCTGGAATTGAAAGCCCGCGGTCGTACCTCTGAGGCTATTAAGCGCCTGATTGGATTGCAGGCGAAAACGGCGCGGGTTATTCGCGATGACAAAGAACTGGATATCGCTATCGAACAGGTTCTACTGAACGATGTGGTCCGCGTGCGCCCAGGTGAAAAAATTCCCGTCGATGGTGAAGTGGTTGAAGGGCATACGGCGATTGACGAATCCATGCTCACCGGCGAGCCGATGCCGGTTGAAAAAGCCACTGGGAATACCGTAGCGGCGGGCACCATCAATAAATCCGGCTCAATTCTGTTTAAAGCTACCCGCGTTGGTAAAGACACGGCGCTGGCGCAAATCATCAATATGGTCAAGCGCGCACAAAACTCCAAGCCGCCGATTGGTCGTTTGGCTGATGTCATCTCGGCATATTTTGTACCGGTGGTGATGATTATTGCTGTGGTGAGTGCCTTGACCTGGCTTAATTTTGGACCGGAACCGGCGGTGGCATTTGCCATAGTATCGGCCACGACTGTATTGATTATCGCCTGTCCCTGTGCGCTGGGGCTGGCCACGCCGATGTCGGTGATGGTGGGTGTGGGTAAGGCCGCAGAGGCGGGCGTGCTGATTCGCAACGGAGAAGCCCTGCAAACCGCGTCGAAGATAACGGCGATGATTCTGGATAAAACCGGCACCATTACCCTGGGTGCACCGAAGGTCACCGATGTACTGGTGGCGGGTGAGTATGATGAGCAGGCGGTGTTGCGATTGGCAGCAACGCTTGAATCCGGCTCTGAGCATCCGTTGGCCATGGCTATTGTTGAAAGTGCTCAGGAAAGAGGGATCGAAATGGGCAAGGTGTCCAATTTTAACGCCATTGCCGGCCACGGTGTGCAGGCGGAGGTGGACGGAAAAACACTGTTATTCGGCAATGAAAAGCTCATGCGCGAGCGCACCATTGAGCTCGGTGATTTTGTCGAAAAGGCCCAGGCGTTGGCCGCCGAGGCTAAAACACCGATGTATTTCGCTATTGATAATCAACTTGCAGCGATTATCGCTGTGGCCGATCCGATTAAGGAAGACTCCATAGCGGCCATCAAGCGTTTGCAACATAACGGTATTCGGGTGGTGATGCTCACCGGCGACAACCGCGCCACAGCCAAAGCGGTAGCGGAAAAAGCCGGTATCAAGGAATTCTTTGCTGAAGTACTGCCGGAAGAAAAATCCAAAAAAGTGCAGAAGCTGCAAATGGAAGGCGAAGTGGTGGGCATGACGGGTGACGGTATTAACGATGCGCCGGCCCTGGCTATCGCCAATGTCGGTTTTGCTATCGGCACCGGTACGGATGTGGCCATTGAGAGTGCCGACATAACACTGATGCGGGGTTCGTTACATGGCCTGGCGGATGCCATTGCCGTCAGCAAGGCTACGTTGCGAAATATCAAACAAAATCTATTTGGCGCCTTTATTTACAATGTCGCCGGCGTGCCTTTTGCAGCCGGGGTGTTGTATCCATTTTTCGGTTTGCTGTTAAGTCCGGTGATTGCCGGTGCGGCGATGGCGTTTTCATCGCTGACAGTTGTAACCAATGCTAATAGGCTGCGCTTCTTTAAAGCGCAGGAGCACTAA
- a CDS encoding efflux RND transporter permease subunit, which produces MIEAIIRWSVQNRFFVLLATLILVGVGGWSLKNTPVDAIPDLSDVQVIIKTNYPGQAPQVVEDQVTYPLTTAMLSVPGAVTVRGYSFFGDSYVYVIFNENTDAYWARSRVLEYLSQVAPTLPPNARPQLGPDATGVGWVYLYALVDRTGQHDLSQLRSLQDWFLKYELQTVPGVSEVSALGGMVKQYQVRVHPDKLRAFNIPLSHIQMAIQRGNQEVGASVVEMAEAEYMVRASGYIQGRDDLANIPLGLNVNGTPILLKDVADIDVGPQMRRGIAELNGEGETVGGIVVMRFGENAQKTIAGVKAKLETLKAGLPEGVEVVTVYDRSGLIERAVENLWHKLLEEFIVVALVCMAFLFHVRSSLVAIVSLPVGILVAFIVMHAQGLNANIMSLGGIAIAIGAMIDGAIVMIENMHKHMERTPLTNENRWQVVAESAAEVGPALFFSLLIITVSFVPVFTLEAQEGRMFSPLAFTKTYAMAASAALAVTLVPVLMGYFIRGKVLPEHKNPLNRALIGVYMPALKTVLNYPKSTLVLALVITVIGFWPVSQIGSEFIPPLDEGDLMYMPTTYPGLSIGKAREILQQTDKLIATVPEVKSVFGKIGRAETATDPAPLTMIETFVQLKPREEWRDGMTTESLKKELDALVKFPGLTNAWVMPIKTRIDMLATGIKTPVGIKVAGPDLKEIEKIGKRLEQVLKDVPGTASVYSERVAGGRYIKVDIQREKAARYGLNIADVQQVVATAIGGMNVAQTIEGLERYPVNLRYPQDYRNSPEQLALLPIVTTSGQRIALGDVARVYVEDGPPAIKSENARLNGWTFVDIDGVDIGSYVKNAMAVVADQVELPAGYSLNWSGQYEYMLRAKEKLTYVVPLTLAIIIVLLYVNFRNFAEVAIIMGTLPLAMVGSIWLMYLLGYNFSVAVGVGFIALAGVAVEIGVIMLVYLNQAYRQLLEECEQKGLEPRKETLRHAVLHGAGLRVRPVIMTAAAIIVGLLPIMYGTGTGSEVMSRIAAPMVGGMLSAVVLTLLVLPAIYLLWRQGTLRVENEATE; this is translated from the coding sequence GCGGTTACCGTACGCGGCTATTCCTTTTTCGGCGACTCCTATGTCTACGTGATTTTTAATGAGAATACTGATGCTTATTGGGCGCGATCGCGGGTGCTGGAATACCTGTCGCAGGTGGCGCCCACTTTGCCGCCCAATGCCCGGCCGCAATTGGGGCCGGATGCCACCGGTGTGGGTTGGGTCTACCTCTACGCGCTAGTGGACCGCACCGGTCAGCACGATCTCAGCCAGCTGCGCAGCCTGCAGGACTGGTTCTTGAAATACGAGCTGCAAACGGTTCCCGGCGTGTCGGAAGTTTCCGCCTTGGGTGGCATGGTGAAGCAATATCAGGTCAGGGTTCACCCGGATAAGTTACGGGCCTTCAACATCCCGCTGTCCCATATCCAAATGGCGATCCAGCGGGGTAACCAGGAGGTCGGGGCGTCGGTGGTGGAAATGGCCGAGGCGGAATATATGGTGCGCGCATCGGGCTACATCCAGGGGCGTGATGATCTGGCCAATATCCCTTTGGGCCTGAACGTCAACGGCACCCCCATACTGTTAAAAGATGTGGCGGACATCGACGTCGGGCCGCAGATGCGCCGGGGCATTGCCGAACTCAATGGCGAAGGTGAAACGGTCGGCGGCATCGTGGTCATGCGTTTTGGCGAGAATGCGCAAAAAACCATTGCTGGCGTCAAAGCCAAGCTGGAAACGCTTAAAGCCGGGTTGCCAGAGGGTGTGGAAGTCGTGACGGTCTATGATCGTTCCGGCCTGATTGAGCGTGCGGTGGAAAACCTGTGGCACAAGTTGCTGGAAGAGTTCATCGTCGTGGCCCTGGTATGCATGGCGTTTTTGTTCCATGTGCGCTCCAGCCTAGTGGCCATTGTCAGTCTGCCAGTGGGTATTCTGGTCGCCTTTATTGTCATGCATGCGCAAGGACTCAACGCCAATATCATGTCGTTAGGTGGTATTGCCATTGCCATCGGCGCCATGATCGACGGCGCCATTGTCATGATCGAAAACATGCACAAGCATATGGAACGCACGCCACTGACCAACGAAAACCGCTGGCAGGTGGTGGCGGAATCCGCTGCCGAAGTCGGTCCTGCGCTATTTTTCAGTCTGCTGATTATCACCGTGAGTTTTGTACCGGTGTTTACCCTGGAAGCGCAGGAAGGGCGAATGTTTTCTCCTCTGGCGTTTACCAAAACCTATGCCATGGCCGCAAGCGCTGCATTAGCGGTAACGCTGGTGCCCGTGCTGATGGGCTATTTTATTCGCGGAAAAGTATTGCCCGAGCACAAAAATCCACTCAATCGCGCGTTGATTGGCGTGTATATGCCTGCACTTAAAACCGTGCTCAATTACCCTAAATCCACGCTCGTGTTAGCCCTGGTGATTACGGTTATCGGGTTTTGGCCAGTCAGCCAGATAGGTAGCGAATTTATCCCCCCCCTGGATGAGGGCGATTTGATGTATATGCCCACCACCTATCCGGGGCTGTCCATAGGTAAAGCACGGGAGATCCTGCAACAAACTGACAAGTTGATTGCCACGGTACCCGAAGTGAAAAGCGTATTCGGCAAAATCGGTCGGGCAGAAACAGCCACTGACCCGGCGCCCCTGACCATGATTGAAACCTTTGTCCAGTTGAAACCGAGAGAGGAGTGGCGCGATGGCATGACCACGGAATCGTTAAAAAAGGAACTGGATGCCTTGGTGAAGTTTCCTGGACTGACCAATGCCTGGGTGATGCCCATCAAAACCCGTATCGACATGCTGGCCACGGGTATTAAAACCCCGGTGGGTATTAAGGTGGCTGGCCCCGACCTCAAGGAGATCGAAAAAATCGGCAAGCGTTTGGAGCAGGTGCTCAAAGATGTACCTGGCACAGCCTCAGTATATTCCGAGCGAGTAGCGGGTGGCCGTTATATCAAGGTGGATATTCAGCGGGAAAAGGCAGCGCGTTATGGTCTCAATATCGCTGACGTGCAGCAGGTGGTGGCCACTGCTATCGGCGGCATGAACGTCGCGCAGACAATCGAAGGGTTGGAGCGTTATCCCGTCAATCTGCGTTATCCGCAGGACTATCGTAACTCGCCGGAACAACTGGCCTTGCTGCCTATTGTAACAACCAGTGGCCAGCGCATTGCACTGGGGGATGTCGCTCGGGTCTATGTGGAGGACGGCCCGCCTGCCATCAAGAGCGAGAATGCCCGCCTCAACGGCTGGACCTTTGTCGATATCGACGGCGTGGATATTGGCAGTTACGTAAAAAATGCCATGGCCGTGGTGGCCGATCAGGTTGAGCTACCCGCAGGCTACTCCCTGAACTGGTCCGGGCAGTACGAATACATGCTAAGGGCTAAAGAAAAACTCACCTATGTGGTGCCGCTGACGCTGGCCATAATCATCGTGCTGCTCTATGTCAATTTTCGCAACTTTGCCGAGGTCGCGATCATCATGGGAACTCTGCCGTTAGCCATGGTGGGCTCAATCTGGTTGATGTACCTGCTCGGCTACAACTTCTCCGTCGCGGTCGGCGTAGGGTTTATCGCGCTGGCAGGTGTGGCAGTAGAAATCGGGGTCATCATGCTGGTGTACCTCAATCAGGCTTATCGCCAGTTGCTGGAAGAGTGTGAGCAGAAAGGCCTTGAACCGCGAAAGGAGACATTGCGCCACGCGGTGTTGCACGGTGCTGGCCTGCGAGTACGTCCGGTAATAATGACGGCTGCGGCTATTATCGTGGGGCTGTTACCCATTATGTACGGCACGGGTACCGGCTCGGAAGTCATGAGTCGGATTGCGGCTCCTATGGTTGGGGGAATGTTGAGCGCAGTCGTTTTGACCTTGCTGGTACTTCCTGCCATTTACCTGTTGTGGAGGCAAGGAACTTTGAGGGTTGAAAATGAAGCGACGGAATGA
- a CDS encoding MerR family DNA-binding protein yields the protein MKVIEVARLLGVTADTVRFYTRIKILNPTKSKANGYREYSDKDVNRLRFVLSARQLGFSVEDIQEILAHADKKKSPCPTVRRLIDQRLHETERQLRETLKLRDRMQQAVLEWSQKPDKAPTGHMLCHLIEEFTAEDRL from the coding sequence ATGAAGGTAATTGAGGTTGCCAGGCTATTGGGGGTTACAGCAGACACGGTGCGGTTTTATACCCGGATCAAGATTTTGAATCCCACAAAAAGCAAGGCCAATGGTTACCGGGAATACAGTGATAAAGATGTTAATCGCTTACGGTTCGTGCTGAGTGCCCGACAGTTGGGATTTTCGGTAGAGGATATTCAGGAGATTCTCGCCCATGCGGACAAGAAAAAGTCTCCTTGCCCAACGGTGCGCCGCTTGATTGATCAGCGCCTGCATGAAACCGAGCGACAGCTTAGGGAAACGTTGAAATTGCGGGATCGCATGCAACAGGCTGTGTTGGAGTGGAGTCAAAAGCCGGATAAGGCGCCAACGGGCCATATGCTTTGTCATCTGATCGAAGAATTCACTGCGGAGGATAGGTTATGA